One region of Leishmania braziliensis MHOM/BR/75/M2904 complete genome, chromosome 17 genomic DNA includes:
- a CDS encoding hydrolase-like protein has translation MIVKVRDCPTSRAPIHICYQCFGNPDDGLPAVLLIGGLNMQLSAWDEAFCESLVRAGFYVIRYDNRDIGHSTKIENCGKIKVPMLLLPGRAAKWLGEELPYQLEDMAEDAWALLDALSIPCAHLFGVSMGGMIAQRAALQAPERTMSLTSVMSSTNAPDLPEPALWVKLWMLRPPPRNCTVDELLEFRVHSLRHLLRYALPPDGEYLKKRFLMSLRRSSYASGLVRQAAAIRRAAGCDALLQQLHVPALIVHGAQDVVVPPMNGYRTAAMLPYARLLVLKSMGHYFHPAFFSTIIAAFVDMAASTDPARRCLRSALPSATGNDGRSGNSRGGLGGASEVGAGDDGDEPSGSSDDKVVLTSQMMASLGEFIVPVVADADSPIGKAACRSVMVAVPGGNSNPAVPEAVMVENLFQRDPYATLSVPKSAIVKQPVPWPPLKSEKHLAASRVSTGDGLAISSSGNIYRKEEPSASPNAVTLPTASVAAVAPSSSTAELRTFPLLSHMEGVKPFVPCSSSRWHELVPYPQRSAAAAGGAGIGGIVRGGRPSVDKMATECPDSSSSASSSVAALGVGVSTCPSGDGAEPAKAPSRQQLPRFHPVVVGIPVEEYLRKNPTSQQSRIRAPATAAGSTAVSEAGKANVGATPSATPEGVTGVLLDGIFVAFPLEPAVAASAGSAGSVKTAHDGTTHLSLASRIESAGREADETFLHSEASQDFHAASSFADM, from the coding sequence catCGGCGGCCTCAACATGCAACTCTCCGCCTGGGATGAGGCTTTCTGCGAATCCCTCGTACGCGCCGGCTTTTATGTAATCCGCTACGACAACCGTGACATTGGCCACTCCACCAAGATCGAAAACTGTGGCAAGATCAAAGTACCAATGCTTCTACTGCCTGGTCGTGCGGCCAAGTGGCTCGGTGAGGAGCTCCCTTATCAGCTCGAGGACATGGCTGAAGACGCTTGGGCGCTTCTCGACGCGCTGAGCATTCCATGTGCGCACTTATTCGGTGTCAGCATGGGTGGCATGATTGCGCAACgggctgcgctgcaggcgccGGAGCGGACGATGAGCCTCACGAGTGTCATGTCGTCGACGAATGCGCCTGACCTACCGGAGCCGGCGCTGTGGGTGAAGCTTTGGATGCTGCGTCCACCGCCGCGCAACTGCACCGTTGACGAGTTGCTGGAGTTCCGTGTCCACTCTctacgccacctcctccgctaCGCCTTGCCCCCCGACGGCGAGTACCTGAAGAAGCGGTTCTTAatgtcgctgcggcgcagtTCCTATGCTTCGGGGTTAGTGCGGCAGGCCGCTGCGatccgccgcgccgccgggTGCGAtgcgttgctgcagcagctgcatgtGCCCGCCCTTATTGTGCATGGGGCGCAGGATGTCGTGGTGCCGCCGATGAATGGTTATCGgacggcagcgatgctgccGTATGCGCGGCTACTCGTGCTGAAGAGTATGGGTCACTACTTCCACCCGGCCTTCTTCTCCACCATCATTGCCGCGTTTGTCGACATGGCGGCCTCGACAGATCCCGCAAGGCGATGCCTGCgctcggcgctgccgtcagcgACAGGCAATGACGGCAGAAGCGGGAATTCGAGAGGGGGGTTAGGAGGTGCATCAGAGGTGGGTGCTGGCGATGACGGGGACGAGCCCTCTGGCAGTTCAGACGACAAAGTAGTTTTGACGTCGCAGATGATGGCATCACTGGGCGAGTTTATTGTGCCAGTCGTCGCAGACGCTGATTCCCCCATCGGTAAGGCTGCCTGTCGCTCAGTTATGGTGGCCGTTCCGGGCGGTAACAGCAACCCAGCCGTGCCGGAAGCCGTCATGGTGGAGAACCTCTTCCAGCGTGATCCCTACGCGACGCTGAGTGTGCCGAAATCGGCCATCGTGAAGCAGCCAGTGCCATGGCCACCGCTGAAGTCAGAAAAGCACCTGGCTGCGAGTCGAGTATCCACCGGCGACGGGCTGGCAATCTCCTCTTCGGGGAACATCTATCGGAAAGAGGAGCCGTCAGCATCGCCAAACGCCGTGACTTTGCCCACCGCCAGTgtcgcggcagtggcgccgtcgtcgagTACCGCCGAGCTGCGCACATTTCCTCTGCTTTCACACATGGAGGGCGTTAAGCCGTTTGTGCCGTGCAGTTCCTCGCGCTGGCACGAGTTGGTGCCTTATCCtcagcgcagcgctgctgctgcgggcggAGCTGGCATAGGGGGGATTGTCAGAGGTGGGCGTCCTTCGGTTGATAAGATGGCGACAGAGTGCCCTGACTCTTCTTCGTCTGCATCGTCGTCGGTAGCTGCCCTGGGTGTAGGGGTGTCCACTTGCCCCtccggcgacggcgccgagcCGGCAAAGgcgccgtcgcggcagcagcttccTCGTTTCCAcccagtggtggtgggtaTACCAGTGGAGGAGTACCTACGCAAGAACCCTACCTCGCAACAGAGCAGGATCAGGGCTCCTGCCACTGCAGCGGGTAGTACGGCGGTTTCTGAAGCGGGCAAGGCAAACGTCGGTGCGACACCATCTGCCACCCCCGAGGGTGTGACAGGGGTGTTACTTGATGGAATTTTTGTAGCCTTTCCGCTGGAACCTGCTGTTGCAGCCAGTGCAGGTAGTGCAGGTAGCGTCAAAACGGCGCATGACGGGACGACTCACCTCTCCCTTGCATCCAGGATCGAGTCGGCGGGGCGAGAAGCTGATGAGACCTTCTTGCACTCCGAGGCATCGCAGGACTTCCACGCCGCGTCTTCCTTCGCTGACATGtga
- a CDS encoding putative ubiquitin hydrolase, translating into MSHGRRMLEAQAQKERTSGTHEDGRLNDGHLRNGSRSLNDDGTPVRLPRGSAGASSGDRRQDGGHDDDAALVSPPPRPNVRLGLHHAGDGSSSATSVATAVGRARGGSIAETTNHQPRIRDLGPSAAPLSYTPLAVPRRLHPSDVAEGMHVSAARHIDVDAEEGEADDNTRRTNNTLAEATPRGSRRRRGGGTRDDSPADGDSAQRRLSCEPCNRSRSRTGGSGHSAPSSLRYPASRVNVVAVTTTPSVAPCDLSSPPSRSRTESRSPPLMTAAQRASASPSHQPRAAPLPVPITAALARPSKGEFGADSTLETGPETSVAHASRQPLPLRPEPSPWGGGGAGFTTTATATVPPSPLQRLMPPASPPLRAGVSPRTLPLHPTRADASCASMLISRATSASTATTTVVTTPSSQVQLPPPVGSQVSPYELQQHQSHPILPTPLSTSVTGVSSRSMLQHSIGDLTGEAVEEDHIASERESQNVLRSSSPLSQKSEPAMVTAGPEWKSAPPSPLPTVTEPLACPRLLLLPEATAPYDEMGIPSLRNRVDRCIYPFMRDFSGFHNTGNDCYGCSLLTMLLRSAVFRRALLVSPLVCAVRHYEALLTGKAERRVLWTSGYVDSAAETKTKKTAVRKRARAAGRSAEDGDDGQTEEASVAVVCDLPDTTPMEPVEKLAHSQYVWCPTADVQKTLDILGTFSLDELEDVLEVDLTTQRVPLTLHGALAALARAQRWREHLTTIVNTPHTQAAERQRLLETKIYHDNDHDFNGQVYTYGIRLTAVANLFDGDFFLGDQEDAHELFVSIMAKLETEAVRFQQQCDKILERRFSTNPNGEHNMENEVDEKLESGGKETNDADAASFAEQRLQHVAHVPFVSSVSPSDVLTAANSPVQRRPSVSTAAAAVWINTLVQTRLLNIIRCRTAGCHHEIVTDEVCVNLSVHIPEESPALPPSAPPSLPPSCFPALPPPLLTTSVFPSRSTAAAATAAAPQSAVDGGGGRCRSIAHLLHDSMAYEALNDYRCDGCGSRTSQFQGGCFYTRPPSLLVLQLKRFATQFVNGTVVIQKNGRRVAVEDTLVIHALPSAAESLAWQRRWERQHHLSPGCVEHTEMARAGEDAKVEHRASPATTSPCEDGTCCFYYDPDRKCFSDAMQKACHVSGGHESAGQDSLKYYKHHGTDDDLPRTTASAAPSSSLVWAIRCVYSLRSCVLHLGQSLHYGHYVSDFAVDGEEDGSDGETARERCTAEKEAGLEANSQTPLNFRSAGRRRWRRANDERVEVLSEEVAQARRTGCSDVYLLLYEKVAEERVRCSAEMVLPTPIYRSSDESKARDEAGELSQPQAAKL; encoded by the coding sequence ATGAGTCATGGTCGACGCATGctcgaggcgcaggcgcagaaGGAGCGCACGTCTGGCACTCATGAAGATGGACGGCTGAATGACGGGCACCTGCGCAACGGCAGTCGCTCTTTGAACGACGACGGAACCCCTGTGCGGCTCCCACGCGGCAGTGCAGGCGCAAGCAGTGGTGACCGTAGGCAGGATGGCGgacacgacgacgacgccgccctcgtctctccacctcctcgcccaAACGTGCGGCTTGGACTCCACCACGCTGGTGACGGCAGCAGTAGTGCCACTAGCGTTGCTACTGCAGTGGGCCGTGCGCGCGGGGGTAGCATCGCCGAAACTACCAACCACCAACCCCGAATCCGTGACCTCGggccttctgctgctccactCTCCTACACTCCTCTGGCCGTGCCGCGTCGACTGCATCCTTCGGACGTGGCAGAGGGGATGCACGTCAGCGCCGCTCGGCACATAGACGTGgacgcggaggagggggaggctgATGACAACACCCGGAGGACGAACAACACTCTCGCTGAGGCGACTCCGAGAGGCTCGCGAaggcggaggggaggaggcaccCGAGATGATTCTCCTGCCGATGGTGATTCTGCACAACGCCGCCTGTCTTGTGAGCCCTGCaaccgcagccgcagccgcacggGGGGGAGCGGCCACTCCGCCCCGAGCAGCTTGCGCTATCCGGCGTCACGCGTGAACGTTGTGGCTGTCACTACGACACCTTCCGTGGCCCCGTGCGACTTGTCAAGTCCTCCCAGCCGAAGTCGCACGGAAAGccgctcgccgccgctgatgaCGGCAGCACAGAGGGCATCAGCTTCCCCATCTCATCAGCCTCGCGCGGCGCCTCTGCCGGTACCAATCACTGCCGCCCTTGCTCGCCCGAGCAAGGGCGAGTTTGGTGCAGACTCTACGCTAGAAACAGGCCCAGAAACCTCTGTCGCCCATGCTTCTCgccagccgctgccactgcgacCGGAGCCATCGCcgtggggtggtggtggcgcagggttcacgacgacggcgacggcaacgGTGCCGCCTTCACCGTTACAGAGACTCATGCCACCGGCGTCGCCTCCGTTACGAGCTGGGGTGTCACCTCGAACACTTCCGCTTCACCCTACCAGGGCGGATGCCAGCTGTGCGTCGATGTTGATTTCCCGTGCAACtagcgccagcaccgccaccacaacGGTGGTCACGACTCCATCCTCACAGGTGCAGCTTCCGCCGCCGGTCGGCTCGCAAGTGTCGCCCTATGAACTGCAACAGCATCAGTCGCACCCGATTCTGCCAACGCCGTTATCCACGAGTGTTACAGGCGTGTCATCTCGCTCGATGCTACAGCACAGCATTGGCGATCTCACTGGAGAAGCAGTTGAGGAGGATCACATCGCATCCGAGAGAGAGTCGCAGAATGTTCtccgctcctcctcacccctttCTCAGAAAAGTGAACCTGCAATGGTGACGGCTGGGCCTGAGTGGAAgtcagcaccgccgtcgcctctGCCGACAGTCACTGAGCCACTAGCCTGTCCACGACTGCTGTTGTTGCcagaggcgacggcgccgtaCGACGAAATGGGTATCCCCTCATTGAGGAACAGGGTGGACCGCTGCATCTACCCCTTTATGCGCGACTTCAGTGGCTTCCACAACACTGGGAACGATTGCTACGGTTGCAGCTTGCTGACCATGCTCCTGCGCAGTGCTGTGTTCCGTCGCGCGTTGCTCGTCTCACCGCTCGTGTGCGCGGTGCGACACTACGAGGCGCTCCTGACGGGTAAAGCAGAGCGACGCGTGCTGTGGACGAGCGGGTACGTCGACTCTGCGGCGGAGacgaagacgaagaagacgGCAGTGCGGAAACGCGCGcgagctgctggacggtCTGCTGAAGATGGTGATGATGGGCAGACAGAGGAGGCCTCAGTTGCTGTCGTCTGCGACTTGCCAGACACCACTCCCATGGAGCCTGTGGAAAAGCTGGCGCACTCGCAGTATGTGTGGTGTCCCACTGCTGATGTTCAGAAAACTCTCGACATTCTCGGCACCTTCTCCctggacgagctggaggacgTGCTAGAGGTGGATCTGACGACTCAGCGCGTCCCTCTCACGCTGCATGGTGCACTTGCCGCACTTGCACGggcgcagcgctggcgcgAGCATTTGACAACGATCGTGAACAcgccgcacacgcaggcggcagagcggcagcgtcttCTGGAGACGAAGATCTACCATGACAACGATCATGACTTTAATGGCCAAGTATACACGTACGGGATTCGACTCACCGCTGTGGCCAACCTGTTTGATGGTGATTTCTTCCTTGGCGATCAGGAAGACGCGCACGAGCTATTCGTGTCGATCATGGCGAAGCTGGAGACGGAGGCGGTGAGATttcagcagcagtgcgacAAAATTCTGGAGCGCCGTTTCTCGACCAACCCCAACGGGGAACACAACATGGAGAACGAAGTGGACGAGAAGCTGGAGTCGGGGGGCAAGGAAACCAACGACGCAGATGCGGCGAGCTTCGCggagcagcgactgcagcacgtgGCTCACGTACCCTTCGTCTCTTCCGTGAGCCCATCTGACGTTCTGACTGCTGCTAACTCTCCGGTACAGCGTCGCCCGTCTGTCTccacggccgcggcggcagtgtgGATCAACACGCTCGTGCAGACGCGACTCCTCAACATCATTCGATGCCGCACCGCTGGGTGCCACCACGAGATCGTCACCGATGAGGTATGCGTGAACCTCTCCGTGCACATCCCAGAGGAGTCCCCGGCATTGCCGCCAtcagcgccgccttcgctgccaccgtcgTGCTTCCCCGCGCTGCCACCCCCGCTCTTGACCACGTCCGTCTTCCCCTCACGCtcgactgcggcggcggcgaccgcGGCAGCCCCGCAGTCAGCTGTtgatggaggaggtggtcgATGCCGCTCCATCGCGCATCTCTTGCACGACTCCATGGCGTATGAGGCGCTGAATGATTACCGGTGCGATGGCTGCGGGTCGCGGACCTCGCAGTTTCAGGGCGGGTGTTTCTACACACGcccgccatcgctgctggtgctgcagctgaagcgATTTGCAACGCAGTTTGTGAACGGCACGGTCGTCATCCAGAAGAATGGCCGCCGCGTTGCGGTGGAGGACACACTGGTGATTCACGCGTTACCCAGTGCAGCGGAGTCGCTTGCGTGGCAGCGTCGATGGGAGCGGCAACACCACCTCAGTCCAGGCTGTGTGGAGCACACAGAGATGGCTAGGGCAGGGGAGGACGCGAAGGTGGAGCACCGTGCTTCGCCTGCGACGACGTCTCCATGTGAGGACGGAACGTGCTGCTTCTACTACGACCCAGACAGGAAATGCTTCTCTGACGCCATGCAGAAGGCGTGCCACGTGAGTGGGGGCCATGAATCAGCAGGGCAGGACAGCTTGAAGTATTACAAGCACCACGGCACGGACGATGACCTGCCTAGGACCACGGCCTCTGCAGCCCCTTCCTCATCTCTTGTGTGGGCCATTCGGTGCGTTTACTCCCTACGGAGCTGCGTCCTGCACCTTGGCCAAAGCCTCCACTACGGGCATTACGTATCAGACTTTGCCGTtgacggcgaggaggatggcTCGGACGGGGAGACTGCTAGGgagcgctgcaccgcggAGAAAGAAGCGGGTTTAGAGGCCAACTCACAAACGCCACTTAATTTTCGCAGTGCcggacggcgacgctggcgcCGCGCGAACGACGAGCGGGTAGAGGTGctcagcgaggaggtggcgcaggccCGCCGTACCGGCTGCTCTGACGTATACCTTCTTCTCTATGAGAAGGTTGCAGAGGAACGGGTGCGATGCTCTGCCGAGATGGTGCTCCCGACGCCTATCTACCGCAGCTCTGATGAAAGCAAGGCGCGAGACGAAGCGGGTGAATTGTCGCAACCGCAGGCGGCGAAGCTATAG
- a CDS encoding 3-oxo-5-alpha-steroid 4-dehydrogenase-like protein, which yields MPTAMRTAIIAVVHLALTWVLLGYIADSAMPFYAYCAGGNDTAAAVSGTFVFAAATHDWGQWPLFLRSNQEAYMAQLAQHQCAMSASDAATLNSRVVQRSSVFHLTLAIITYVLLRFVVTAPYGRHAEGLGLRLTLPSRLSWMLQESPAILQVLYHVLLEYPRVMGHGFSLSSKWSLSSSTPGWIVAGVAGRDSSVDTCQSYWGCVWTACTQQHLGLLLFSIHYVHRSWCYPLSIPASAHGVPLALTWMATLYCLFNGRLQVLASAGAAVAACPTGTATWSSACAPAYTPSMSFVRCWRKRHELQSSFSASSVGAAAVHIAWWFLLFLYTVGVFGGSALFFAGQRINMQADYYLIALRRRGEDNISDDRSKPVGQSAASLDGDVLVSSSSGASRAAQQRSRGGGYRIPVSGWFDCVSCANFFGELVEWTGYVIVVSATSAASNGSCHSVATALEDELLRPLSSSSWWSLMNPMMWLRLVMRVFCSGAESHPAALAAFSFLVYVFSNLAPRAVAHHAWYAKTFGDRYTRLGRKALLPGVY from the coding sequence ATGCCCACTGCTATGCGCACCGCCATCATCGCTGTCGTGCACCTTGCGCTCACGTGGGTGCTGCTGGGCTACATTGCAGATTCAGCCATGCCCTTCTACGCGTACTGCGCGGGGGGCAATgacactgccgctgcagtcAGTGGCACCTTTGTTTTCGCAGCTGCGACGCACGACTGGGGCCAGTGGCCACTTTTCCTCAGGTCGAACCAGGAGGCGTACATGGCGCAGCTCGCTCAGCATCAGTGCGCCATGTCGGCTTCCGATGCTGCCACTCTCAATAGtcgcgtggtgcagcgcagcagcgtgttcCACCTCACGCTCGCCATCATCACGTACGTATTGCTGAGGTTCGTCGTTACGGCCCCGTACGGCCGCCATGCCGAGGGACTCGGCCTTCGTCTTACTCTCCCCTCGCGCCTCAGCTGGATGCTGCAGGAGAGTCCGGCTATTTTGCAGGTCCTCTACCACGTTCTGCTGGAGTACCCGCGCGTCATGGGGCACGGCTTTTCACTGTCATCAAAGTGgtcgttgtcctcctccacccctgGCTGGATTGTTGCTGGGGTAGCTGGCAGGGATTCCTCGGTGGACACCTGTCAGTCCTACTGGGGCTGTGTGTGGACGGCctgcacgcagcagcaccttgggcttcttctcttttcgaTCCACTACGTCCACCGCAGCTGGTGCTATCCGCTGTCGATCCCGGCCAGCGCGCATGGTGTGCCGCTCGCTCTTACGTGGATGGCAACCCTGTACTGTCTCTTCAATGGTCGTCTACAGGTGCTGGCGAGCGCAGGCGCGGCCGTCGCGGCCTGTCCAACTGGCACTGCAACGTGGTCGTCGGCCTGCGCTCCCGCGTACACGCCATCGATGAGCTTTGTGCGGTGTTGGCGCAAGCGCCATGAGCTGCAGTCATCTTTCAGTGCCTCCTCTgtgggagctgctgctgttcacATTGCCTGGTGGTTTCTCTTGTTCCTCTACACTGTTGGCGTCTTTGGTGGCTCGGCACTGTTCTTCGCTGGACAGAGGATCAACATGCAGGCAGACTACTACTTGATCGCTCTGCGTCGCCGTGGCGAAGACAACATCAGCGACGACCGCAGCAAGCCTGTGGGGCAAAGTGCGGCCAGTCTGGACGGAGATGTATTAGTATCGTCATCGTCTGGGGCGTCTCGTGCCGCTCAGCAAcgcagcagaggtggcggctaTCGCATCCCTGTCAGCGGCTGGTTCGACTGCGTCAGCTGCGCGAACTTCTTTGGCGAGCTTGTCGAGTGGACAGGCTACGTCATCGTCGTTTCGGCGACGTCTGCCGCTAGCAATGGCAGCTGTCACTCCGTTGCGACTGCCCTCGAGGATGAACTGCTGCGGCCgctctcgtcgtcgtcttggTGGTCACTCATGAACCCAATGATGTGGTTGCGTCTCGTTATGCGAGTATTCTGCAGCGGGGCGGAGTCGCACCCGGCAGCGTTGGCGGCGTTCAGCTTCCTCGTGTACGTCTTCAGCAACTTAGCCCCGCGTGCGGTGGCGCATCATGCCTGGTACGCCAAGACGTTCGGCGATCGCTACACGAGGCTCGGCCGCAAGGCGCTTCTACCAGGGGTGTACTAG